From Rhodoferax sp. AJA081-3, the proteins below share one genomic window:
- a CDS encoding ABC transporter substrate-binding protein: protein MKIAHTLWSAALLTALVTSAHAQLRIGQPSGFTGSAAAGVKENTEGAKLYIDAVNRQGGVHGQQIELVTVDDKFDPATTAKVGRALITEKNVLALFLNRGTPHSQALLPILAELRVPLVAPSTGAMVLHDPVNPWVFNVRATYQREAIKAIHHLASLGVSRIAVLQTDDSFGADAALGAEKGFAATGLKPALLQKFPREKPDLAELASKVKASDAQAVLYIGSSNNVASGVKALRESGQTLQVVTLSNNASEGFIKALGEHARGVIVTQVFPNERAVNYRLIKEAQELAKTKGLSGVSPAMIEGFAAAKVLVEGLRRAGPKPTPSGLRDALESMHKFDLGGLDVSYSANDHSGLDFADLSIIGSDGKFMR, encoded by the coding sequence ATGAAGATTGCCCACACCCTGTGGAGCGCGGCGCTGCTGACCGCGCTCGTGACCAGCGCACACGCCCAGTTGCGCATAGGCCAGCCCTCGGGATTCACCGGCTCGGCGGCGGCCGGCGTCAAGGAGAACACCGAGGGGGCCAAGCTCTATATCGACGCGGTCAACCGGCAGGGTGGCGTACACGGCCAGCAAATCGAACTGGTCACCGTGGACGACAAGTTTGACCCCGCCACCACAGCCAAGGTGGGCCGTGCCCTGATCACCGAAAAGAACGTACTGGCCCTGTTCCTGAACCGCGGCACACCCCACTCACAAGCCCTGCTGCCCATACTTGCCGAACTGCGGGTGCCACTGGTCGCCCCCAGCACCGGCGCCATGGTCCTGCATGACCCGGTCAACCCCTGGGTCTTCAATGTGCGCGCCACCTACCAGCGCGAGGCCATCAAGGCCATTCACCACCTCGCCAGCCTGGGCGTAAGTCGCATTGCGGTACTGCAAACCGACGACTCCTTCGGCGCTGACGCGGCACTGGGGGCAGAAAAAGGCTTTGCCGCAACCGGCCTCAAGCCAGCCTTGCTGCAAAAATTTCCCCGCGAAAAACCGGACCTGGCCGAGCTGGCCAGCAAGGTCAAGGCCAGCGATGCGCAGGCCGTGCTCTATATCGGTTCATCCAACAATGTGGCCAGTGGCGTCAAAGCCCTGCGCGAGTCAGGCCAGACCCTGCAGGTGGTGACCCTGTCCAACAATGCGTCCGAAGGTTTCATCAAGGCGCTGGGCGAGCATGCCCGAGGCGTGATCGTGACCCAGGTCTTCCCCAACGAACGTGCGGTGAACTACCGGCTGATCAAAGAGGCCCAGGAACTGGCCAAGACCAAGGGCTTGAGCGGCGTGTCGCCCGCCATGATTGAAGGATTTGCCGCCGCCAAGGTGCTGGTCGAAGGCCTGCGCCGGGCAGGCCCCAAGCCCACGCCCAGTGGTCTGCGCGATGCGCTGGAATCCATGCATAAGTTTGACCTGGGTGGCCTGGACGTGAGTTACAGCGCCAACGACCACAGTGGCCTGGACTTTGCCGACCTGTCCATCATTGGATCAGACGGTAAATTTATGCGGTAA
- a CDS encoding MFS transporter: MSAEEKKVIFASSLGTVFEWYDFYLYGSLAAIIAKQFFSGLDEGSAFIFALLAFAAGFIVRPFGALVFGRLGDMIGRKYTFLVTILIMGLATFIVGILPNYATIGVAAPVILIALRMLQGLALGGEYGGAATYVAEHSPQGKRGAYTSWIQTTATLGLFLSLMVILGTRTIIGEAAFADWGWRVPFLVSILLLAVSVYIRLSMNESPAFTKMKAEGKTSKAPLSESFGQWKNLKIVILALIGLTAGQAVVWYSGQFYALFFLTQALKVDGATANIMVAISLIIGTPFFIVFGAWSDKIGRKPIIMAGCLLAVVTYFPVFTALTKAANPDLAAAQAANKVVITANPDECSFQFNPTGTVKFTSSCDIAKQALAGRSVSYENAVGPAGSTASVAVGATVIPGYSIKGLTKEEAKAKADEFNKGLTDALKAAGYPAKADMAKFDKVTVVVILTYLVILVTMVYGPIAAMLVEMFPTRIRYTSMSLPYHIGNGWFGGLLPTTAFAIVAQTGNMYNGLWYPIIVAGMTFVIGMLFVKETKDVDIYAND, translated from the coding sequence ATGTCGGCGGAGGAGAAGAAGGTTATCTTCGCCTCCTCGCTGGGTACCGTTTTTGAGTGGTACGACTTCTACCTCTACGGTTCGTTGGCAGCCATCATTGCCAAGCAGTTCTTCAGCGGACTGGATGAAGGTTCGGCCTTCATTTTTGCGCTGTTGGCCTTTGCTGCAGGTTTCATCGTGCGGCCTTTCGGCGCGCTGGTGTTTGGCCGCCTGGGTGACATGATTGGTCGTAAATACACCTTCCTGGTGACCATCCTGATCATGGGTTTGGCCACCTTCATCGTGGGTATTCTCCCCAACTACGCCACTATCGGTGTTGCCGCTCCCGTGATCCTGATCGCACTGCGCATGCTGCAAGGCCTGGCGCTGGGCGGTGAATACGGCGGTGCAGCTACCTATGTGGCCGAACACTCGCCCCAGGGCAAGCGTGGTGCCTACACCTCATGGATTCAGACAACGGCCACATTGGGCCTGTTCCTGTCCCTGATGGTGATTCTGGGAACCCGCACCATCATTGGTGAGGCTGCTTTTGCCGACTGGGGCTGGCGCGTGCCGTTCCTGGTGTCCATCCTGCTGTTGGCTGTGTCGGTCTACATCCGTTTGAGCATGAACGAGTCGCCCGCTTTCACCAAGATGAAGGCCGAAGGCAAGACCTCCAAGGCACCGTTGTCCGAGTCCTTCGGCCAGTGGAAGAACCTGAAGATCGTGATTTTGGCCCTGATCGGTCTGACCGCCGGCCAAGCCGTGGTCTGGTATTCCGGCCAGTTTTATGCCTTGTTCTTCCTGACCCAAGCCCTGAAGGTGGACGGCGCTACTGCCAACATCATGGTGGCGATCTCGCTGATCATCGGTACACCGTTCTTCATCGTGTTTGGCGCATGGTCTGACAAGATTGGCCGCAAGCCCATCATCATGGCCGGTTGCCTGTTGGCGGTGGTGACCTATTTCCCCGTGTTCACCGCGCTGACCAAGGCCGCCAACCCTGACCTGGCCGCTGCACAGGCTGCCAACAAGGTGGTGATCACGGCCAATCCCGATGAGTGCTCGTTCCAGTTCAACCCCACCGGTACGGTCAAGTTCACCAGCTCATGCGACATTGCCAAGCAGGCATTAGCCGGCCGTTCGGTGAGTTATGAAAACGCGGTAGGCCCCGCCGGTTCTACGGCTTCCGTCGCAGTGGGTGCAACCGTCATTCCAGGTTACTCCATCAAGGGCCTGACCAAGGAAGAAGCCAAAGCCAAGGCAGACGAGTTCAACAAGGGTCTGACCGATGCACTGAAGGCTGCGGGTTACCCTGCCAAGGCCGACATGGCCAAGTTCGACAAGGTCACCGTTGTGGTCATCCTGACCTACCTGGTGATTCTGGTGACCATGGTCTACGGCCCGATTGCCGCCATGCTGGTGGAAATGTTCCCCACCCGTATCCGCTACACATCGATGAGCTTGCCTTACCACATCGGTAACGGCTGGTTCGGCGGTTTGTTGCCCACCACGGCCTTTGCCATCGTGGCCCAGACCGGCAATATGTACAACGGTCTGTGGTACCCCATCATCGTGGCCGGCATGACCTTTGTGATCGGCATGTTGTTTGTCAAGGAAACCAAAGACGTTGACATTTACGCCAACGACTAA
- a CDS encoding sodium:solute symporter family protein, with product MGMFGGDGQSQGDFKKGLNKVYTWYTGGFIGFVLVLAVLEQFGMPKNWIGYLFLAGTVLLYAGIGVMSRTNDAAEYYVAGRRVPAMYNGMATGADWMSAASFIGMAGTLYLTGYGGLAFILGWTGGYCLVALFLAPYLRKFGQFTIPDFLGARYEGNLPRLIGVFAAILCSFTYVVAQIYGVGLITARLTGLAFEVGIFAGLAGILVCSFLGGMRAVTWTQVAQYVILIIAYLLPVVWLSVKHTNVPVPQVVYGYTLEKVTAKEELLLKDPKELEVRAIFKARADAAVEKLKDVPASMAADKAAAEKKLADLKAANGPLADIQAAEKALAGLPKDVVAATAAYTGARTSNTAKSAPPIRHAQPFPGKDEAAQNIARKNFLALVFCLMIGTAALPHILMRYYTVPSVREARESVSWSLFFIFLLYFTAPALAVLAKFEVYTLLVGTPFANLPEWISRWSAVDPTLLSVVDINKDGILQLAEMSIGGDIIVLATPEIGGLPYVVSGLVAAGGLAAALSTADGLLLTIANALSHDLYYKVIDPNASTARRVMVSKALLLIVALCAAYVAAQKPADILFLVSAAFSFAAAAFFPALTLGIFWKRANKWGASLGMVAGLGITFYYMVTTQPWLYKLTHGGSAITPEILKANTWWDIAPISAGLFGVPLGFAVIIIVSLLTKAPGRDIQELVEHVRYPSLDGKTSAGSAAH from the coding sequence ATGGGCATGTTCGGCGGTGATGGACAGTCGCAAGGCGACTTTAAAAAGGGCCTGAACAAGGTCTACACCTGGTACACCGGGGGCTTCATTGGTTTCGTGTTGGTGCTGGCTGTGTTGGAGCAGTTTGGCATGCCCAAAAACTGGATTGGGTATCTGTTCTTGGCGGGCACGGTGTTGCTGTATGCCGGCATCGGTGTGATGAGCCGCACCAATGACGCTGCGGAATATTATGTTGCGGGCCGGCGTGTTCCTGCCATGTACAACGGCATGGCCACCGGTGCAGACTGGATGTCAGCCGCCTCCTTCATCGGTATGGCGGGTACGTTGTACCTGACGGGGTATGGCGGTCTAGCATTTATTCTGGGTTGGACGGGTGGATATTGCCTGGTGGCCCTTTTCCTGGCCCCCTATCTGCGTAAGTTTGGTCAGTTCACCATTCCGGACTTTCTGGGTGCGCGGTATGAGGGCAACCTGCCCCGTCTGATTGGTGTGTTTGCTGCCATTTTGTGCTCCTTCACCTATGTCGTGGCGCAAATTTATGGCGTGGGTCTGATCACAGCGCGGTTGACGGGCCTGGCCTTTGAAGTGGGTATTTTTGCGGGCTTGGCCGGTATTTTGGTTTGCTCGTTCTTGGGCGGTATGCGTGCGGTCACCTGGACCCAGGTGGCCCAGTATGTGATCCTGATCATTGCCTACCTGTTGCCCGTCGTTTGGCTGTCCGTCAAACACACCAATGTTCCCGTGCCCCAAGTGGTGTACGGTTACACCTTGGAAAAGGTCACCGCCAAGGAAGAATTGCTTCTGAAGGACCCCAAGGAACTGGAAGTCCGCGCAATCTTCAAAGCCCGTGCAGACGCTGCGGTCGAGAAGCTCAAAGATGTGCCCGCCTCCATGGCTGCTGACAAAGCCGCTGCAGAGAAAAAGCTGGCAGATCTGAAAGCCGCAAATGGTCCGCTCGCCGACATCCAGGCTGCAGAAAAAGCCCTGGCCGGCTTGCCCAAAGATGTAGTGGCGGCGACCGCTGCCTACACTGGGGCGCGCACGTCCAATACAGCCAAGTCTGCGCCACCGATTCGCCATGCCCAACCTTTCCCAGGCAAAGACGAAGCGGCACAGAACATTGCCCGCAAGAACTTCCTGGCGCTGGTCTTCTGCCTGATGATCGGTACTGCGGCACTGCCCCACATCCTGATGCGTTACTACACGGTACCCTCCGTGCGTGAAGCGCGTGAGTCGGTGAGCTGGTCGCTGTTCTTCATCTTCTTGCTGTATTTCACGGCGCCGGCGCTGGCTGTATTGGCCAAGTTTGAGGTTTACACCCTGCTGGTGGGTACGCCTTTTGCCAATCTGCCGGAGTGGATATCGCGCTGGAGTGCGGTGGATCCGACCCTGCTCTCGGTCGTGGATATCAATAAGGACGGCATTTTGCAGTTGGCCGAGATGTCGATTGGTGGCGACATCATCGTGTTGGCCACGCCTGAAATCGGCGGTCTGCCCTATGTGGTGTCGGGACTTGTGGCTGCAGGTGGTCTGGCTGCTGCGTTGTCAACAGCTGACGGCCTCTTGTTGACCATTGCCAATGCGCTGTCGCATGACCTGTACTACAAAGTCATCGATCCCAATGCCTCTACTGCACGCCGTGTCATGGTGTCCAAGGCACTTCTGTTGATCGTTGCCTTGTGTGCGGCCTATGTTGCGGCGCAAAAACCGGCGGACATCCTGTTCCTTGTGTCAGCTGCGTTCTCCTTTGCGGCGGCGGCTTTCTTCCCGGCGCTGACGCTGGGGATATTCTGGAAGCGGGCCAACAAGTGGGGTGCGTCGCTGGGCATGGTGGCCGGTTTGGGCATCACGTTCTACTACATGGTGACCACCCAGCCTTGGCTGTACAAGCTGACACACGGGGGTTCTGCCATCACACCGGAGATCCTCAAGGCCAATACGTGGTGGGACATTGCGCCTATCTCCGCCGGGCTGTTTGGTGTGCCACTGGGCTTTGCGGTGATCATCATCGTGTCGCTGTTGACCAAGGCACCGGGCCGAGACATTCAGGAACTGGTAGAGCACGTGCGTTACCCCAGCCTGGATGGCAAGACATCGGCCGGCAGCGCTGCACACTGA
- a CDS encoding DUF4212 domain-containing protein encodes MQLTARHQEYWSKNLRITALLLGIWFFVTFVVVFFARELTFSFFGWPFSFWVAAQGALVVYCLIIWFYARYMNNLDIEYGVHEGEE; translated from the coding sequence ATGCAGCTAACTGCTAGGCACCAGGAGTACTGGAGCAAAAATCTTCGAATCACAGCCCTGCTGCTGGGGATATGGTTCTTTGTAACCTTTGTCGTGGTGTTTTTCGCCCGCGAGCTGACGTTCAGTTTCTTCGGATGGCCGTTCTCGTTTTGGGTGGCGGCGCAGGGTGCATTGGTGGTGTATTGCCTGATCATTTGGTTCTATGCCCGCTACATGAACAATCTTGACATCGAATACGGTGTCCACGAAGGAGAAGAATAA
- a CDS encoding tetratricopeptide repeat protein, producing the protein MPIGHSNIETPTAIGSRLERLLLVWRAKALLFLGMRGAAKGVFLEVVKRWPDDVLALNSLAYDAVQSRQPATALDYYARVLTLQPQVSNAHFNHAFVAEELGQIEIAEQGFRAALRIEEKMDRAWYGLGLVLVRQGRLDEALDALKRNTKLQPMSPFGWYQMARVHVDLQQPEEARAVIRHLKGFEPKVAAQLERETGLKVPSLV; encoded by the coding sequence ATGCCAATAGGCCACAGCAATATAGAAACTCCCACTGCCATAGGCTCCCGCCTGGAGCGGCTTCTGCTGGTATGGCGGGCCAAGGCCCTGTTGTTTTTGGGCATGCGTGGTGCGGCAAAGGGCGTATTCCTGGAAGTAGTGAAGCGCTGGCCGGACGATGTGCTGGCGCTCAACAGCCTTGCGTACGACGCCGTCCAGAGCCGTCAACCCGCGACAGCGCTCGACTACTACGCCCGCGTGCTGACGCTGCAGCCCCAGGTGTCCAACGCCCACTTCAACCATGCCTTTGTGGCGGAAGAGCTGGGCCAGATTGAGATCGCAGAGCAGGGGTTTCGTGCAGCGTTGCGCATCGAAGAAAAAATGGACCGCGCCTGGTATGGCCTGGGCCTTGTCTTGGTGCGCCAGGGGCGGCTGGATGAAGCGCTGGACGCCCTCAAACGCAATACCAAGCTGCAGCCCATGAGCCCCTTTGGCTGGTACCAGATGGCACGTGTGCATGTGGATTTGCAGCAGCCCGAAGAAGCCCGTGCCGTGATTCGGCACTTGAAAGGTTTTGAGCCCAAGGTGGCCGCCCAACTGGAGCGGGAAACGGGTTTAAAGGTCCCCAGTTTGGTTTGA